Proteins found in one Drosophila busckii strain San Diego stock center, stock number 13000-0081.31 chromosome 2R, ASM1175060v1, whole genome shotgun sequence genomic segment:
- the LOC108596854 gene encoding TGF-beta receptor type-1 isoform X1 produces MRKTKEKHAKRKTITTKRIYINMWPQLCCLLALISAICATPIEIVINTTNDASMRGGTKYLPTASTTTTTKTAVAVTTAATTTNQTAGAYLTKSSQSLADNGDHGNNNNNADGSGGDNNNNNNKNTGNYSAVPIQLPPGQSAKSLPTYAPLHNKKQEKNLKCHCDICKDTNHICDTDGYCFTSVEKDSDNKIIFSYRCLNMSQSFPPGRFIWCNEGTHGGPTARPAARRGGHACCKDRDFCNRDLRPIIKHYVLSGTSSGGNQQSSSVVYEDFGPHETLSSWELVAIIVGATLIICLSGTLAWYYCQRRKRLANGRPFAKEDSVYDPILNGNTTLHDIIEMTTSGSGSAGLPLLVQRSIARQVQLCHVIGKGRFGEVWRGRWRGENVAVKIFSSREECSWFREAEIYQTVMLRHENILGFIAADNKDNGTWTQLWLVTDYHENGSLFDYLTTHTVDTNTMLNMALSIATGLAHLHMDIVGTRGKPAIAHRDLKSKNILVKSNLSCAIGDLGLAVRHVEKDDSVDIPSTHRVGTKRYMAPEVLDESMNAQHFDSYKRADVYAFGLILWEIARRCNMGMIFEEYQLPYWDVVQPDPSIEEMKKVVCIEKCRPNIPNRWHASDVLHNMAKVMKECWYPNPVARLTALRIKKTLASIRVEDKVKN; encoded by the exons atgaggaaaacaaaagaaaagcacGCGAAacgcaaaacaataacaactaagcgaatatatataaatatgtggcCACAACTGTGCTGCCTGTTGGCGCTAATCAGCGCCATCTGTG CTACGCCGATTGAGATAGTCATAAATACCACAAATGATGCTTCAATGCGTGGGGGGACCAAATATCTGCCAACTGCAagcacaacgacaacaacaaaaactgcagttgcagtaacaacagcagccacaacaacaaatcaaacagCTGGCGCTTATCTAACTAAATCGTCGCAGTCGCTAGCTGATAACGGCGAccatggcaacaacaacaacaacgcagatggcagcggcggcgacaacaacaacaacaacaacaagaacacgGGCAACTACAGTGCGGTGCCAATTCAATTGCCGCCTGGACAGTCAGCAAAGTCGTTGCCCACATACGCGCCGCTGCACAACAAGAAGCAAGAAA AAAATCTGAAGTGCCATTGTGACATCTGCAAGGATACGAATCACATTTGCGATACGGATGGATACTGCTTCACTTCGGTGGAAAAGGATAGcgacaacaaaattatattcagCTATAG ATGCCTCAACATGTCCCAGAGCTTTCCGCCGGGCCGTTTTATCTGGTGCAACGAGGGTACCCATGGCGGTCCGACAGCTCGTCCGGCGGCACGGCGTGGTGGTCACGCCTGTTGCAAGGATCGCGACTTTTGCAATCGAGACCTGCGTCCCATAATCAAGCATTATGTGCTAAGCGGAACATCCTCCGGTGGTAATCAACAGTCATCGTCGGTTGTCTACGAAG ATTTTGGGCCACATGAGACGCTGAGCAGTTGGGAACTGGTGGCCATTATTGTGGGTGCCACACTCATTATTTGCCTCTCGGGCACTTTGGCTTGGTATTATTGCCAGCGGCGCAAGCGCTTGGCCAATGGCAGACCGTTTGCCAAGGAGGACTCTGTCTATGATCCAATACTCAATGGCAATACCACGCTGCATGACATTATTGAAATGACCACATCGGGCTCGGGATCAG CTGGCTTGCCACTGTTGGTGCAGCGCTCCATAGCGCGTCAAGTGCAGCTCTGTCATGTTATTGGTAAGGGACGCTTCGGTGAGGTTTGGCGTGGACGCTGGCGTGGCGAGAATGTTGCCGTCAAGATATTTTCCAGTCGTGAGGAGTGCTCCTGGTTTCGTGAGGCTGAGATTTATCAAACGGTTATGCTGCGTCATGAGAATATTTTGGGCTTTATAGCAGCGGATAATAAAG ATAATGGCACTTGGACGCAGCTCTGGCTGGTCACAGACTATCATGAGAACGGTTCGCTTTTCGATTATCTGACCACGCACACTGTGGACACCAATACCATGCTGAATATGGCTCTGAGCATTGCCACTGGGCTGGCGCATCTGCACATGGACATTGTTGGCACACGCGGCAAGCCCGCCATAGCACATCGAGATCTCAAGTCCAAGAACATACTGGTGAAGTCGAATTTGAGCTGCGCTATTGGTGATCTGGGTCTGGCGGTGCGACATGTGGAAAAGGATGACTCGGTGGATATACCGTCGACGCATCGCGTGGGCACCAAGCGCTATATGGCGCCAGAGGTGCTGGATGAGAGCATGAATGCCCAGCACTTTGATTCGTATAAGCGTGCGGATGTTTATGCCTTTGGCTTGATACTCTGGGAAATTGCGCGTCGCTGCAATATGGGCATGATCTTTGAGGAGTATCAGCTGCCCTATTGGGATGTGGTGCAGCCAGATCCAAGCATTGAGGAAATGAAAAAg GTCGTTTGTATTGAAAAATGTCGGCCGAATATTCCGAATCGCTGGCACGCCTCGGATGTGCTGCACAATATGGCCAAGGTCATGAAGGAGTGCTGGTACCCCAATCCTGTGGCGCGCCTAACCGCACTGCGCATTAAGAAAACACTCGCCAGCATACGCGTCGAGGACAAGGTCAAGAACTGA
- the LOC108596854 gene encoding TGF-beta receptor type-1 isoform X2, producing the protein MRKTKEKHAKRKTITTKRIYINMWPQLCCLLALISAICATPIEIVINTTNDASMRGGTKYLPTASTTTTTKTAVAVTTAATTTNQTAGAYLTKSSQSLADNGDHGNNNNNADGSGGDNNNNNNKNTGNYSAVPIQLPPGQSAKSLPTYAPLHNKKQEKNLKCHCDICKDTNHICDTDGYCFTSVEKDSDNKIIFSYSCLDKRYDLHRQPLECLTSKSKFDSYRIKCCDTDFCNKEELMKRIFDKDFGPHETLSSWELVAIIVGATLIICLSGTLAWYYCQRRKRLANGRPFAKEDSVYDPILNGNTTLHDIIEMTTSGSGSAGLPLLVQRSIARQVQLCHVIGKGRFGEVWRGRWRGENVAVKIFSSREECSWFREAEIYQTVMLRHENILGFIAADNKDNGTWTQLWLVTDYHENGSLFDYLTTHTVDTNTMLNMALSIATGLAHLHMDIVGTRGKPAIAHRDLKSKNILVKSNLSCAIGDLGLAVRHVEKDDSVDIPSTHRVGTKRYMAPEVLDESMNAQHFDSYKRADVYAFGLILWEIARRCNMGMIFEEYQLPYWDVVQPDPSIEEMKKVVCIEKCRPNIPNRWHASDVLHNMAKVMKECWYPNPVARLTALRIKKTLASIRVEDKVKN; encoded by the exons atgaggaaaacaaaagaaaagcacGCGAAacgcaaaacaataacaactaagcgaatatatataaatatgtggcCACAACTGTGCTGCCTGTTGGCGCTAATCAGCGCCATCTGTG CTACGCCGATTGAGATAGTCATAAATACCACAAATGATGCTTCAATGCGTGGGGGGACCAAATATCTGCCAACTGCAagcacaacgacaacaacaaaaactgcagttgcagtaacaacagcagccacaacaacaaatcaaacagCTGGCGCTTATCTAACTAAATCGTCGCAGTCGCTAGCTGATAACGGCGAccatggcaacaacaacaacaacgcagatggcagcggcggcgacaacaacaacaacaacaacaagaacacgGGCAACTACAGTGCGGTGCCAATTCAATTGCCGCCTGGACAGTCAGCAAAGTCGTTGCCCACATACGCGCCGCTGCACAACAAGAAGCAAGAAA AAAATCTGAAGTGCCATTGTGACATCTGCAAGGATACGAATCACATTTGCGATACGGATGGATACTGCTTCACTTCGGTGGAAAAGGATAGcgacaacaaaattatattcagCTATAG TTGTCTCGATAAAAGATACGATCTGCATCGCCAGCCTCTGGAATGTCTCACCAGTAAAAGTAAATTCGATTCGTATAGAATTAAATGTTGTGATACGGATTTCTGCAATAAAGAAGAGCTTATGAAAAGGATATTTGACAAAG ATTTTGGGCCACATGAGACGCTGAGCAGTTGGGAACTGGTGGCCATTATTGTGGGTGCCACACTCATTATTTGCCTCTCGGGCACTTTGGCTTGGTATTATTGCCAGCGGCGCAAGCGCTTGGCCAATGGCAGACCGTTTGCCAAGGAGGACTCTGTCTATGATCCAATACTCAATGGCAATACCACGCTGCATGACATTATTGAAATGACCACATCGGGCTCGGGATCAG CTGGCTTGCCACTGTTGGTGCAGCGCTCCATAGCGCGTCAAGTGCAGCTCTGTCATGTTATTGGTAAGGGACGCTTCGGTGAGGTTTGGCGTGGACGCTGGCGTGGCGAGAATGTTGCCGTCAAGATATTTTCCAGTCGTGAGGAGTGCTCCTGGTTTCGTGAGGCTGAGATTTATCAAACGGTTATGCTGCGTCATGAGAATATTTTGGGCTTTATAGCAGCGGATAATAAAG ATAATGGCACTTGGACGCAGCTCTGGCTGGTCACAGACTATCATGAGAACGGTTCGCTTTTCGATTATCTGACCACGCACACTGTGGACACCAATACCATGCTGAATATGGCTCTGAGCATTGCCACTGGGCTGGCGCATCTGCACATGGACATTGTTGGCACACGCGGCAAGCCCGCCATAGCACATCGAGATCTCAAGTCCAAGAACATACTGGTGAAGTCGAATTTGAGCTGCGCTATTGGTGATCTGGGTCTGGCGGTGCGACATGTGGAAAAGGATGACTCGGTGGATATACCGTCGACGCATCGCGTGGGCACCAAGCGCTATATGGCGCCAGAGGTGCTGGATGAGAGCATGAATGCCCAGCACTTTGATTCGTATAAGCGTGCGGATGTTTATGCCTTTGGCTTGATACTCTGGGAAATTGCGCGTCGCTGCAATATGGGCATGATCTTTGAGGAGTATCAGCTGCCCTATTGGGATGTGGTGCAGCCAGATCCAAGCATTGAGGAAATGAAAAAg GTCGTTTGTATTGAAAAATGTCGGCCGAATATTCCGAATCGCTGGCACGCCTCGGATGTGCTGCACAATATGGCCAAGGTCATGAAGGAGTGCTGGTACCCCAATCCTGTGGCGCGCCTAACCGCACTGCGCATTAAGAAAACACTCGCCAGCATACGCGTCGAGGACAAGGTCAAGAACTGA
- the LOC108596854 gene encoding TGF-beta receptor type-1 isoform X3 has translation MRKTKEKHAKRKTITTKRIYINMWPQLCCLLALISAICATPIEIVINTTNDASMRGGTKYLPTASTTTTTKTAVAVTTAATTTNQTAGAYLTKSSQSLADNGDHGNNNNNADGSGGDNNNNNNKNTGNYSAVPIQLPPGQSAKSLPTYAPLHNKKQEKNLKCHCDICKDTNHICDTDGYCFTSVEKDSDNKIIFSYRCLNLSNHLPPDDPAWCHDSTPTSSTKCCNDDFCNTRENYNGVIPDFGPHETLSSWELVAIIVGATLIICLSGTLAWYYCQRRKRLANGRPFAKEDSVYDPILNGNTTLHDIIEMTTSGSGSAGLPLLVQRSIARQVQLCHVIGKGRFGEVWRGRWRGENVAVKIFSSREECSWFREAEIYQTVMLRHENILGFIAADNKDNGTWTQLWLVTDYHENGSLFDYLTTHTVDTNTMLNMALSIATGLAHLHMDIVGTRGKPAIAHRDLKSKNILVKSNLSCAIGDLGLAVRHVEKDDSVDIPSTHRVGTKRYMAPEVLDESMNAQHFDSYKRADVYAFGLILWEIARRCNMGMIFEEYQLPYWDVVQPDPSIEEMKKVVCIEKCRPNIPNRWHASDVLHNMAKVMKECWYPNPVARLTALRIKKTLASIRVEDKVKN, from the exons atgaggaaaacaaaagaaaagcacGCGAAacgcaaaacaataacaactaagcgaatatatataaatatgtggcCACAACTGTGCTGCCTGTTGGCGCTAATCAGCGCCATCTGTG CTACGCCGATTGAGATAGTCATAAATACCACAAATGATGCTTCAATGCGTGGGGGGACCAAATATCTGCCAACTGCAagcacaacgacaacaacaaaaactgcagttgcagtaacaacagcagccacaacaacaaatcaaacagCTGGCGCTTATCTAACTAAATCGTCGCAGTCGCTAGCTGATAACGGCGAccatggcaacaacaacaacaacgcagatggcagcggcggcgacaacaacaacaacaacaacaagaacacgGGCAACTACAGTGCGGTGCCAATTCAATTGCCGCCTGGACAGTCAGCAAAGTCGTTGCCCACATACGCGCCGCTGCACAACAAGAAGCAAGAAA AAAATCTGAAGTGCCATTGTGACATCTGCAAGGATACGAATCACATTTGCGATACGGATGGATACTGCTTCACTTCGGTGGAAAAGGATAGcgacaacaaaattatattcagCTATAG atgcCTAAACCTATCAAACCACTTACCACCCGATGATCCCGCCTGGTGTCACGACAGCACACCCACCTCCTccacaaaatgttgtaacGATGATTTTTGCAATACGCGTGAAAATTACAATGGTGTTATACCAG ATTTTGGGCCACATGAGACGCTGAGCAGTTGGGAACTGGTGGCCATTATTGTGGGTGCCACACTCATTATTTGCCTCTCGGGCACTTTGGCTTGGTATTATTGCCAGCGGCGCAAGCGCTTGGCCAATGGCAGACCGTTTGCCAAGGAGGACTCTGTCTATGATCCAATACTCAATGGCAATACCACGCTGCATGACATTATTGAAATGACCACATCGGGCTCGGGATCAG CTGGCTTGCCACTGTTGGTGCAGCGCTCCATAGCGCGTCAAGTGCAGCTCTGTCATGTTATTGGTAAGGGACGCTTCGGTGAGGTTTGGCGTGGACGCTGGCGTGGCGAGAATGTTGCCGTCAAGATATTTTCCAGTCGTGAGGAGTGCTCCTGGTTTCGTGAGGCTGAGATTTATCAAACGGTTATGCTGCGTCATGAGAATATTTTGGGCTTTATAGCAGCGGATAATAAAG ATAATGGCACTTGGACGCAGCTCTGGCTGGTCACAGACTATCATGAGAACGGTTCGCTTTTCGATTATCTGACCACGCACACTGTGGACACCAATACCATGCTGAATATGGCTCTGAGCATTGCCACTGGGCTGGCGCATCTGCACATGGACATTGTTGGCACACGCGGCAAGCCCGCCATAGCACATCGAGATCTCAAGTCCAAGAACATACTGGTGAAGTCGAATTTGAGCTGCGCTATTGGTGATCTGGGTCTGGCGGTGCGACATGTGGAAAAGGATGACTCGGTGGATATACCGTCGACGCATCGCGTGGGCACCAAGCGCTATATGGCGCCAGAGGTGCTGGATGAGAGCATGAATGCCCAGCACTTTGATTCGTATAAGCGTGCGGATGTTTATGCCTTTGGCTTGATACTCTGGGAAATTGCGCGTCGCTGCAATATGGGCATGATCTTTGAGGAGTATCAGCTGCCCTATTGGGATGTGGTGCAGCCAGATCCAAGCATTGAGGAAATGAAAAAg GTCGTTTGTATTGAAAAATGTCGGCCGAATATTCCGAATCGCTGGCACGCCTCGGATGTGCTGCACAATATGGCCAAGGTCATGAAGGAGTGCTGGTACCCCAATCCTGTGGCGCGCCTAACCGCACTGCGCATTAAGAAAACACTCGCCAGCATACGCGTCGAGGACAAGGTCAAGAACTGA
- the LOC108595829 gene encoding mitochondrial import receptor subunit TOM7 homolog has protein sequence MVLSEGVKERLGVVVDAVQTAFHWGFVPMVLYLGFSKGAEPGMPPLSLLSLLWQ, from the exons ATGGTTCTATCTGAGGGAGTCAAGGAGCGTCTGGGTGTCGTCGTCGACGCTGTGCAGACTGCATTCCACTGGGGATTCGTGCCAATGGTGCTGTATTTGG GATTCTCCAAGGGAGCTGAGCCTGGCATGCCTCCCCTATCTTTGCTGAGCCTGCTTTGGCAGTGA
- the LOC108596854 gene encoding TGF-beta receptor type-1 isoform X4, whose translation MDTASLRWKRIATTKLYSAIDFGPHETLSSWELVAIIVGATLIICLSGTLAWYYCQRRKRLANGRPFAKEDSVYDPILNGNTTLHDIIEMTTSGSGSAGLPLLVQRSIARQVQLCHVIGKGRFGEVWRGRWRGENVAVKIFSSREECSWFREAEIYQTVMLRHENILGFIAADNKDNGTWTQLWLVTDYHENGSLFDYLTTHTVDTNTMLNMALSIATGLAHLHMDIVGTRGKPAIAHRDLKSKNILVKSNLSCAIGDLGLAVRHVEKDDSVDIPSTHRVGTKRYMAPEVLDESMNAQHFDSYKRADVYAFGLILWEIARRCNMGMIFEEYQLPYWDVVQPDPSIEEMKKVVCIEKCRPNIPNRWHASDVLHNMAKVMKECWYPNPVARLTALRIKKTLASIRVEDKVKN comes from the exons ATGGATACTGCTTCACTTCGGTGGAAAAGGATAGcgacaacaaaattatattcagCTATAG ATTTTGGGCCACATGAGACGCTGAGCAGTTGGGAACTGGTGGCCATTATTGTGGGTGCCACACTCATTATTTGCCTCTCGGGCACTTTGGCTTGGTATTATTGCCAGCGGCGCAAGCGCTTGGCCAATGGCAGACCGTTTGCCAAGGAGGACTCTGTCTATGATCCAATACTCAATGGCAATACCACGCTGCATGACATTATTGAAATGACCACATCGGGCTCGGGATCAG CTGGCTTGCCACTGTTGGTGCAGCGCTCCATAGCGCGTCAAGTGCAGCTCTGTCATGTTATTGGTAAGGGACGCTTCGGTGAGGTTTGGCGTGGACGCTGGCGTGGCGAGAATGTTGCCGTCAAGATATTTTCCAGTCGTGAGGAGTGCTCCTGGTTTCGTGAGGCTGAGATTTATCAAACGGTTATGCTGCGTCATGAGAATATTTTGGGCTTTATAGCAGCGGATAATAAAG ATAATGGCACTTGGACGCAGCTCTGGCTGGTCACAGACTATCATGAGAACGGTTCGCTTTTCGATTATCTGACCACGCACACTGTGGACACCAATACCATGCTGAATATGGCTCTGAGCATTGCCACTGGGCTGGCGCATCTGCACATGGACATTGTTGGCACACGCGGCAAGCCCGCCATAGCACATCGAGATCTCAAGTCCAAGAACATACTGGTGAAGTCGAATTTGAGCTGCGCTATTGGTGATCTGGGTCTGGCGGTGCGACATGTGGAAAAGGATGACTCGGTGGATATACCGTCGACGCATCGCGTGGGCACCAAGCGCTATATGGCGCCAGAGGTGCTGGATGAGAGCATGAATGCCCAGCACTTTGATTCGTATAAGCGTGCGGATGTTTATGCCTTTGGCTTGATACTCTGGGAAATTGCGCGTCGCTGCAATATGGGCATGATCTTTGAGGAGTATCAGCTGCCCTATTGGGATGTGGTGCAGCCAGATCCAAGCATTGAGGAAATGAAAAAg GTCGTTTGTATTGAAAAATGTCGGCCGAATATTCCGAATCGCTGGCACGCCTCGGATGTGCTGCACAATATGGCCAAGGTCATGAAGGAGTGCTGGTACCCCAATCCTGTGGCGCGCCTAACCGCACTGCGCATTAAGAAAACACTCGCCAGCATACGCGTCGAGGACAAGGTCAAGAACTGA